Below is a window of Humulus lupulus chromosome 2, drHumLupu1.1, whole genome shotgun sequence DNA.
CATCTCGTTGGGATGACAACGATTGTGTCAATCCAGGCATAGATGAGGATGTATTCAATCAAGATATATCAAGTCTTTACGTATGCAAAGATGACATACTTCAAATTATTCGAATGGAAAAGATTGGACAAGGAGTTGTCGTTTGCTACATGAGGTATTGCACAAGTTTTTTAATTAACCTttcttatttaatttattttaacaacaAATTTCCTTAATTACATTTTTGACTTTTTTCTTAATAGGTTGTTAAACAATTTTTTGGTAGAACAAGGGCAGccaaataagtttttatttgtcaatcctaatgttgTAGCCACTAAAGGAAGTTCATCGTGTTCAAGGTCTGTTCAAGCGCTGTCATCAATTAAGATCAAATGAGCAACTTAtacttgtcccttggaaccatgggtaagttaaAAAAATTGTTATTGTTAGATACTTAGTCCTTATAACATTTGCATTGGACTTATATATAGTATTGTTTTTCTTGTGGAATGAGCATTTGATGTTGAAATTATTGGCCCCATATGCatattacgtttgttgttgtgaTCTGGTGAACTCAAAATTGGAAAACCGTGAAGAAATTGTGGCAGTaatagtcaatgctttcaacctttttctgaccagtctaccaaaacctccagagattccaaataatataaaaattgtgcAACTGAAAGTATGTAACTAcaactttaattattttgaaaatctataCTTGAATTTTATTAATATTCTTCATATTAATTGCTTtactttttatttaaatattagtgttcACACCAATCAGACAATGTGACAtgtgaatattatgtgataaggATGTTGAAGGATAACATTGAACATTCATAacctggacgttacttgaagaaataggtatgtatataaatttataaaaagttaaaaatttagttattattaaagtatatataatcaaatataatagTTAACTAATATATTCTACTTTGTATATTTTGTAGTTAAACACTACAccatatacaccagcacagattaatgaaatgcgatAACATTGGacgaaccatatgctaccgatagttcaaagtcatcgtcccaaataggtttttgttgttgtttacttgttctttcttactatatgtctagctagatagtgtaatatttgttaattttgtatgtttaacaacaaatattacatttttgtatatttatctagctaaaacatattatatacatatttcaGTTTtgttaatgaaaattcacaatttaaatttgcatataatttagattttttaattaatatatttaattctattttaaaaaaatttatatttaattctattaattaatataatgaaaataattattattttttattttaaaaaaatacaaaaaccaatgagGACTTGCGAtatgagacattgaatgtatacaTAGTCTTTCAAAACGAGACGTTATAGGTACCCTACAATGACTCCCaatgggagactttgtagacattcaatgtctccctGGGAGTCATCGTAGGGTGTAAACCgtacaccctatgatgactctcagggaagacgttggatgtctacaaagtcttCATATGAGAGTTATCGTAGGACCACTTATGATGGCTCATTCGACAACGTTTCCTCTGGtaggagacattaaatgtcttcAATGTCTCCCCATATAACTATTAAACTCCTATTTTATTGTATTGATTTAAGTAACAATATTTTAATACTTTGTATATGATAAATCAACTTAAAGTTGTACATTATTTCCACCAATtttaagaaatattttttttaataatttttttttataaatatgttctaaactctttttttttttagattcaaAACATAGTTttataagttttttattttaaaatcaaaactagtgaaaaagtacaatttttaattaatttaccaTATGTATAGTTTTAAGtaaaaaataagatattaaaTTGGTTCCAAGACAcacaataaaatactaaaatggtTTTCTAAAATAGGCTTGATTATTATGCTTAATTTGTTATTAAGCTTCGCCATGCTTTTGTGAGATTTTGAGATGTAAGCCGCATGGAAGTCCCAGGCCAGGTTTTCGAATGATGTCTCCTCCTTTCACTATTGTCCACCTATCAATGTTGTATACCGTATAAAAATATGCAATATTAGTATATACAAAATTTTCCTCTACTTCTTTCTTTGGGTTATcaatttaaaatacacatataATTAAACGTTATGCATAAAATTGCtaatatcaatttttttaattacctATGTTTTGAAACTAAATGATGAAGAAATATGGCCATTTGTAGTTTTGTAAAGTCAGCTCCTGCACAAAATCTTACACCTCCACCAAAAGCCATGAAAGTCTTAGAACCTATATGTAATTGCTTTCCCTACATTTTGttttcatttcatataattagtTGGGTACCCGACCACTATAATTGAGGCTTATATAATAGGGAATATAATTATTTGGTACTTtgtattttatcaaaatacatatttaataccttatgtttttaataattccTATTTGATATCATGTAATTTGAAAAATTTACATATTTAGTATCCTAGACTCAAATTTAAACAATAGAATTTTATCAGTATGAACAAACTGCTTTCTATTATATGTAATTAACTaactaaatttgaatttgaaactcatataattaaggacagtttgattatattgataaaatttaagtcCAAAGTACTTAATATATACGATTTCAagatgagtattattgaaaatataagaAACCATGTATATATTTCGATAAAATAGAGGATACCAAATAATTATTTACCCAATATAATATGTAAAAAGTATAAAAGgaaattaaataataaagtaaGTAAATTTATTTAAGACTTTAGTTACTATattgtaattataattatttaccTCCCAACGCCAGGGATTAAAAGTGAGGGGATCATCATGTATATCAGGATTCAAATGAACAGCTGATGGAATAACCATAATAAACCAGCCTGCTGGAATTGTATATCCTAAATCAAACATTGTATATTAgatataaaatattttcaaataaaaatttaataaattaaaagtttaGTATaccaaagttatatatatatatatatatatatatatatatataaccaccGTAGCACATTTTTTTACAACACTAGtgcattttttctttgtttttggaACATTgatagttataatttttttttatatatgatgTTATACATTAATACTATTtataatatattgtaaatatttaagaaattttgaataatttacggtgccgaAAACATGGTTTAAATAGTCTGTTGCACgtgtatttgtgtttttttttatatgaatgtGAACTTTGACTATTTGAACCCTATTTTCGGTACCTTGAATTATTCAATATTTTGAAATTTGTgagatgttctaaataactacaatatacattgtCATATGAAAAAAATAGGATTATAACTATTCATGTGCCAAAAACAGGAAAGAAATGCACCATTAATGTTAAAAAATCACTccctatatttataaatatatagagCGACTACGGTGTTGACAATTTTTTGTAAACAGCGATGTTGACAAAAGTTGGTTTCGTCATGtaaatagttataaattctaATTTTTCATTATTATGACAGTGTATATTATAATAATTTAGAAGATCcaacaaattttcaagaaattctgaataatttatcgTACTGAAAACAAGGTTAAAAAAGTTTGTTACACGAGTACACTAAAAAATAGGCACACATGAAAAATTTGATTATTTGAACCATATTTTCGACATCGTAAATTATTCATAACttcttgaaaatttgtgggaTATTCTAAAATGACTACAATATACGATGTGTTGGTGAAAAGTTAGAATTTATAATTATCCACTTGCCGAAACTAACATTTAACAATACAGGTGTTGACAAAACACTGTCAACACCGCAGTCTTTCCCTATATATATACTCGATATAAGCAACATACAATGCACTTTagcttagttttattttaaaatgattatattgtttaattatcatttcaattttaaataaataaacaacatcatatattataaaagaatgatacaaacatatttttaaaaaaaattaagacaaaACTTTGtctatagttttaaaagaaataaataatatcataatttttaTCTAAAAAAAATCCTTAAACCAAGAACTTGTTATGTACACactttttacatataaaaatatgatgaattctagttttaaaataaatcatttgatgttgtttattagtttgaaatttaGTGTTCAAAATAATTTAAAGTTTGGTATTTTTATgatttgatttatatattatatatggttttaattttaaaattaatacttttttctaattttcttttaaaaaaaatattcaatataataaaatattaagaaattctaaattaaaagtataaatttaaaaagttcatttgaacaaattttaattatttaattaaaaaaattgaaaaagggaacataaatatatatatataaactaatagctaaagtaattaaaataagtaatttcttattaaaaaactaaatgaggaaataagaaatatgtatatttatatcttATGTTACTAAGTTActattacatatatatttggataaacaaaatatattattaaGCAAAAAAAAGTGTTGAATTTACAAACCAACAATTTTCACTacactcacatttataatatataaaaacgATTGAAACAAATAAAATGTGGTTTACAACAATACTCTATCGCTAAAGAGCAGTGTCGGAGCCATACTTAAAGTTTgagccctaattttttttatgttatatcagtaaaaaaaatatttatatatttaaatgtaaaattttaagaaaaatagtaataaagtccccttaaattttttaaaacataattagCCTTCTTTAAATTCTGTCTCCGACATTGCTAAAGAGATTTCAAAATTAAAGAAACGAGGATGAAAACTTCCCAATACAAAATATGATTCTCAAATTATCTAGCCTTTATTGTTCTCTATGCATATAATATATGCCTTTTCAAAAGATAATATTTCCTTATCAAAATAAAGGACACAAGACTAAGGCAACTTAACCTAAAACAACACAACATCAACAAAATTATAAAATCTGAAAACGACACAATAAAACTTCAAATGAAGAAACTTTCAACTATTTAATTTCCTTGACATATATTTTCAACCTGCATCAATCTGAGTGATAATTAGTCAAGGACATTATTATCTAATTATGAACGTATATGTATGTTAGTGAGTAATTTTGAACTTGCCATTGATCTCAACATCTTTTATAACTTTCCTAAAGATTGCTGGCACAATATTTGCAAGCCTAACTGTTTCATTGATAACCTGCAAAAGTCaaattaacaaacaaaaaaaaattatagtaggCATATATAATTCTAtacaattaatataattatatttctatatatatccaccatcaaataataataaaatcaccCCTAATTACTCACCATATGTGTAAAGGTCATAGATTTATATTCCTGCCATGTAATATTAGAATTCTTGCTCTGACGATTTTTAATAATAGCCTCGTGCTCTTTCTACAATGTAAAATAAagacttattaattaattaatgaaaaatttggctttataatattttcatgtcatatatatatatgtagaaaaTTAATGAAATCAATAAAGAAGGACAATAATTTCATGAGTTTATTAATTACATACCGCTAGTTGAGCATGAACTTGAGGATGCTCAGAAATGAGTTTCACAGCTAATGTAATGGCACTAGAAGTGATCTCATAAACAGCAAAGAAAAGCGCAAACACCAAGTTGACAACCTTCTCTTCACTTAAAATCGTATCCTCTTTCTCTACTTCCTCCAGCAAATGATCCAAATAATCACCATATTTCTTATTCGCTGCTTTCCGTTCCCTAATTTTCtgtttcatcacttttattgcaTTCTTTCgaccctatatttatatattttggtCAATACTATATATTAGACTGTGTGATATATACTATTAatttcaaataaaataaagtaatataCCTGTAAACATGCATGGAAAGCAGTTCCTGGAATGTTGAGTGGAAATGAAATAAGGCCATCTAGGAAGGCAGAAAAATTCTCTCTTAGTTTCCTTGTGCCCTCTAAGTCATCATAGCTAAAGATCTTCTTAGCAAAATATTCAAATAGCATCTgcatatgcaaatatatatatatatatatatatatatataacaaacgTTTATACAATAAGCAAGAGCAAAAGGAAATGAAAATAGTGAAAAAAATTAATAGAGAAATTTATTAATTGTTACATTTGAGGAAACTTCTTTTATATCTACAGTAGTGCCACAGTGAGTCCAAGAATTGAGATGTGTGCGAGTCATTTCTTCCATTTCAGGCATTAATTTAGCCTTTAAGTTTTCAGGGCTAACAAGGTGTAGAACCAAGTTCTTCAGATACTTATGAACCATGCCATGGTAAGTCAAGATGTCTTGGCCGCCGAAGATTTTAGTGAAACTCTCTGGGTACCAAAATAGGAAAGACTTTCCTTCATTCTTAAATATGTGGTAATTGAATTCAGCGTCTGTAGAAATAACTATGTTTTCTCCTACTAAATTTGTCCGAAACAATGACCCATAtctgcacatatatatatataaacttaattTGTATTAACATATATATTTGGTATTACTATAGCTAGCATATATAATATTGAAGATCCCTTAATTTGATCATGTAACTCAGAAAGAGAGgcaatatatacatacatatatatatatatatatttatatatttgaacAAAAAATACTTCCTCATATAGGCATGATAAATATTTTACACGatgatattatattataaatGACACATATCGCATGAAAAGTAAGCATATTTGGCAAAATTTCCAGTCTTATCCTTGATCTTTTGAGTACTATATGGTCGAAttaatacacacacacacatatatatatatatatgcatattataaatatataaaaggatagatTTACCTTGTTATTCTCTTTTTAATATAAGGAGGTATATCGTACAAAGAATAGGGAGTGAAAAACTCAAGAGTCTCCCCAATAATAGGGAAACCCATTGAACCTGGAGGCAGCTTTCCATTGCACTTAGGGTTCTGCCATCTATAAACCCAGTGACTTACCATAATGGTAATAATGGCTATAAGACTCATCACAAGCACCCACATTTTTCAGTTTCAATGTACAGAAATATATATTGCTTAGATCGGCAGAGTATTGtagataaaataatatatatcaaTATTGGAATGCTTTTATGAATGAATGATATAGTAAATTATTTATAGAAATAATAGAGCGAGGTACTCACTTAAGTAACTAATAAATGATATAGATTCCCTAAACAATACTAAACCCTAATACCTaaacacaccctaaaccctaatAAAAATTTAACAACTAGTCACTAAAAATTTATCCACAAATTATCAACCTAGTCTAGAAGTTTTGTTTATCATATAAAACATTGGCTGAAGAAATGTTTGGGTAGACTCTTGGggatataatataaatatatcaatATTAAGATTCTTTGTGAATGGATGATTTAGTTACTAATTATTTAAAGAGAAAGGGCAGATACAATTATTACTATGTATACTAtacaattacttttttttttggaatgaGAATACTTCATTTAAAAGGCTACGAATCAGCCAAAATCAAATTATAACAATAGAGTTGGGGCATCCACGCTACCATATATGTTCATTACTATTACTTGTTGTCTTTGTCTTCctaatttagtttaatttttttatcgttagaattaagtaattaaaaaatGATTCAGAGATCCTCAACAATACTAAACCCTAAAACCTCTAAACACACCCTAAACCTAATAGAAGTTTAACAACTAGTCACTAAAAAAAAGGTTTTAGCTAATAAAATTTGATTGTATTTATATAGACATAAGGAGGAGTTTTCAATAGTTACATCTCCATTAGGGGTAGTAAAATGAGTCTGATACAGTAACACATATGACTTAAAGCCAgcacgaaataaatgagtttatgTCATTTACGGGTTGACAACCATATCATGTTTATTAAATTGTTGACTagtgttttggtcaacgacactgagaTAAATTGAACGATAGCAAATAATATAAATGAGTTGAATTCAAGCAAACGACACACAAGAATGTTCGGCTCCAAGAGTTTATAATGACATacatccacttgcacttttattaataaaaaaatgtctCTGACTCAATATCAGAAGAACAAAATTCAATTGAATTTTCTAAGCTTGTGAGAGAATACAATTCAACAgagattttgtatgtaaagtgcgcatGAGAGCTAATGATTGTGGAGATCTCTATTAATTTAAAAAGTCTCTTAGTGGGTCATGGGCCTGGCCATGGGTCTTACAAGCATGAAATAAGCCTTACACGAATAATGTTGGCTTGTTACAACTGGATATACAATAAAATAATGCAAGAGATACATTCAAATATTTGTTACATAAATATTCCCTGATATTCATGTCATTCTGGTCGAACACAACATCCTTCGAGCAAGCTGTATCACCAATACGCTATCGACCAGATCCTTGTTGTCGATCAGACACCCTTCAAGTAATGTTCTGCAAATGAAATTCTTCCTCTTGTCACTTGACAAAAGCAACTCCTTCTGCTGCCCTTAAACGGAAACGACCAACCCTTATAGACTAACCAGCATGAACAAGTTCAATACCTAACGCTGCCACATGTCATTTTcatatgccacatcatcatgttCAGTTTTTagttaaacatttgcccccaagtttatcttATTGCGACCAGCACTAGATAAACATGTATGCTTTGACCAGACTGGTACCTTTTCAAAGTCTAACACATCGAAAAAACTAATACCATTATTTTGAAGTAATGGTGACATTTTTGATGAAGCAAGCGATGTTTTTCTAGTACCAAGGTAGACTGACATCACTAGATAGGCAGTAATGATGATATTTTCAGTTTTCCATGCAACTGTTATGATTTGTTAAATACATGGTAAAActggttaggcacgaagaggtgcaaaaaccaaaacaattttacaaaagtcaacatgtgagagttgactttcagtataggcatttataaatcataattttgggtccaaagtgtttctttggggcatatgagagtacccaaaaagtttgggagcatttggagatgtttggagaATTTTTTTGGAGCATCAAACAGAGACATCGGCGATGCGCCGCCTTTGGGAGGTGACGCATCGCTCGGCCAAGAAATAGTAGACTAGGCGACGTGTTGCTTGGTGCGAGGTGACACATTGTCTGGTGCCAAGCAATGCATCAGCTGGGTCGTCCGTAAGGGTCCGTAAAGTGATGTGTTTTTGGATCCCAAATTCAAATTAA
It encodes the following:
- the LOC133818424 gene encoding cytochrome P450 87A3-like isoform X2, with protein sequence MWVLVMSLIAIITIMVSHWVYRWQNPKCNGKLPPGSMGFPIIGETLEFFTPYSLYDIPPYIKKRITRYGSLFRTNLVGENIVISTDAEFNYHIFKNEGKSFLFWYPESFTKIFGGQDILTYHGMVHKYLKNLVLHLVSPENLKAKLMPEMEEMTRTHLNSWTHCGTTVDIKEVSSNMLFEYFAKKIFSYDDLEGTRKLRENFSAFLDGLISFPLNIPGTAFHACLQGRKNAIKVMKQKIRERKAANKKYGDYLDHLLEEVEKEDTILSEEKVVNLVFALFFAVYEITSSAITLAVKLISEHPQVHAQLAKEHEAIIKNRQSKNSNITWQEYKSMTFTHMVINETVRLANIVPAIFRKVIKDVEINGYTIPAGWFIMVIPSAVHLNPDIHDDPLTFNPWRWEVDNSERRRHHSKTWPGTSMRLTSQNLTKAWRSLITN
- the LOC133818424 gene encoding cytochrome P450 87A3-like isoform X1 — its product is MWVLVMSLIAIITIMVSHWVYRWQNPKCNGKLPPGSMGFPIIGETLEFFTPYSLYDIPPYIKKRITRYGSLFRTNLVGENIVISTDAEFNYHIFKNEGKSFLFWYPESFTKIFGGQDILTYHGMVHKYLKNLVLHLVSPENLKAKLMPEMEEMTRTHLNSWTHCGTTVDIKEVSSNMLFEYFAKKIFSYDDLEGTRKLRENFSAFLDGLISFPLNIPGTAFHACLQGRKNAIKVMKQKIRERKAANKKYGDYLDHLLEEVEKEDTILSEEKVVNLVFALFFAVYEITSSAITLAVKLISEHPQVHAQLAKEHEAIIKNRQSKNSNITWQEYKSMTFTHMVINETVRLANIVPAIFRKVIKDVEINGYTIPAGWFIMVIPSAVHLNPDIHDDPLTFNPWRWEGKQLHIGSKTFMAFGGGVRFCAGADFTKLQMAIFLHHLVSKHRWTIVKGGDIIRKPGLGLPCGLHLKISQKHGEA